One window of the Streptomyces sp. NBC_00259 genome contains the following:
- a CDS encoding FHA domain-containing protein FhaB/FipA gives MSELTLTVMRLGFLAVLWLFVIVAVQVIRSDLFGTRVTQRGSRRNADARPQQAARQAAAPPQQRQQATRQRRGAPTKLVVSEGSLTGTTVALQGQTITLGRAHDSTIVLDDDYASSRHARIYPDRDGQWIVEDLGSTNGTYLDRTRLTTPTPIPLGAPIRIGKTVIELRK, from the coding sequence ATGTCAGAGCTGACCCTGACGGTCATGCGGCTGGGTTTCCTGGCCGTTCTGTGGCTGTTCGTCATCGTGGCCGTTCAGGTCATCCGTAGCGACCTGTTCGGTACGCGCGTCACGCAGCGCGGCTCGCGCCGCAACGCCGACGCCAGACCGCAGCAGGCCGCCCGCCAGGCCGCCGCGCCTCCTCAGCAACGCCAGCAGGCCACGCGGCAGCGCCGCGGTGCGCCGACGAAGCTGGTCGTCTCCGAGGGCTCCCTCACCGGCACGACCGTCGCGCTCCAGGGCCAGACGATCACGCTGGGCCGGGCGCACGATTCCACGATCGTGCTGGACGACGACTACGCGTCGAGCCGGCATGCCAGGATCTACCCGGACCGTGACGGCCAGTGGATCGTCGAGGACCTCGGGTCCACCAATGGCACCTATCTCGACCGGACCCGACTCACCACCCCGACACCGATTCCGCTGGGCGCGCCGATCCGCATCGGCAAGACCGTCATCGAGCTGCGGAAGTAG